The nucleotide sequence AGCCGGCCACATACATCGCATTGTGGTTGCTGCATAACAGTACACCGTTATAAGGATCCAGCCGTTCCGGATCGGAACTGTCTTTCCATGGCTTGGCATACGTCGCTTTTAAAACCGGCTCCAGATCCATGCCGCATAACGGGCATGATTTATTCCAAAGACGTGACAAACGCTTCTCGAATTGCTGTTCGCCGCGCCGCATTTTCGTTTTTGCTTCCAAAATGGTTTCGGCAATGAGCGACACAAGCGGGTTGTGTTCTGTTGTCCGGACCACTTCCATCGCAAGTTCCAGCTGCTCTGCCTCCGGTGCATACACATTCAGCATGCTGATGCCTTCCAACAGCTTAATCGCGAGTTCTTCGTTGCACGGATATAAGTACCCCGGATTGCCGGTCCCGTCTTCCTGGAACGCCGAATATTTTACCGGCAGCATGCTGTTCAGCTCGGTTATGTATGTACCCATATTCAAGGGATTTTCCAACTCATGGTATTCCGCGGACACAGCAAAGATTTTTTCGTCTTCGTCTGCTGCGGTGTTCAACAAACTGGACTTGCTGCCTGTCCGGCAATGTTCCTTTGCGACACTGATGGCGACGATAAAGCCCTTCACATAATGGAAAATCCGGTCCCCTTTTTTAATTTCTTCCATTCGCCGGTAAGAATGCGGCACCATTCCCGATTTGTCGTGTTGGGGCGTCCATAAGAGCCCCATTCTCTTTTCTTCCTGATAGGTTTCTCCTTGCATGACAATAAAACTGTTCAACTGTATTTCCTCCTAAACGGCTCTTTCTTTCATCCTGATTGTTCCTTATCTTAATCATAACCCAATTCCCGGCTCCGCGTTTAGAAGTTTACCTTGAGGAATGCCGGATACACAAAAAAATGCGGACACCATATAGAAGGTGCCCGCATTCCAAAGCATTATTTTATTCCTGAACTGATGACGCTGCGAACGAAGTAGCGGTTGGCCGCTACAAAAATGATCAATGCCGGCAAAGTCGCCACTACAGTCGCTGCCATCATACGGCCCGGGTTAACAAAGTTGGCTCCTTGGACCAGATTGGCAACACCCACTGTCACGGTTTTCATTTCGTCGGCGCTTGTCACGACAGAAGGCCACAAAAAGTCGTTGTAAATCGTCAGGAAAGTCAAAACCGCAAGCGTGGCCACCACTGGGCGGATTGCCGGGAAAATGACAAACCGAAGAATCTGCCAAAGTGAGGCACCGTCAATGACGGCCGCTTCCTCCAGGTCTTTCGGGAATCCTTTTAAGAAACTGTAAACCAGAAATACGCCCATCGTATTTGCGGAATAAATTAAGATGAGCGGCGCAAACGTATTGATCAAATTTAACTCCCGGAATATGTAGAACATTGGGAACAGCGTAACGATTCCAGGAATCGTTAATGCCGCTACGACCATGGTGAAGAAGATTTTTTTCCCGGGCAAATTCAATCTGGCCAAAGCATATGCGGCCAGCACATCGACAAAAACAACCAATGCCGTACCTGCTATCGTCACAATACCGGTATTCATTAGCCAGCGGATGACCGGCACATCGGCTGCAATGCCAAAGTTGCTGCTGTAGTTCTCCAGCGTCCATTGTTTAGGCAGCAAAGCAGATGAAGACATCGCTTCGCTTAATGCCTTAAATGAAGTGAAGAGCATGAATATCAATGGCAGCAAAAAGATGATGGCCAATACTGTCGCGATAACCAAAATGAAAACATTTTTTTTCAATGATTTCTTCATGTCTACACCTCCTCAATCTTTGCGCAGCGTATAGAAATACTGGGCAGCTACGATCAAGACCATGACCAGCCCCATCAGCATGGACATCGCCGAGGCCATTCCGAGATTGTTCTGATTAAACACCATCTGCTGAATCACCATGATCAAGGAAGTTGTGCTCTGCGATGGCCCGCCTGCAGTGATCAGCAAGGTTTGGCCATACAAGTTAAAAGATGCGATGACGGTGATAATGGTTAAAAATACGAATACCCCTTTAATGGAAGGAAACGTGATATTGCTGAAACGCTGCCACCAATTGGCTCCGTCGAGACTAGCCGCTTCGTATAGATTCCGGTCCACTTCGTCCAGCGCATTGATGAACAGGATCATATTAAAGCCGATCGTCCACCAGACAGTCGCAATCAGGATAGCAATCCAGGCGAGCGGCTGGTCGTTCAGCCAGTTCAATGCCCCGAGGCCGAAGGTATTCATGACATTGTTTACATAGCCGCCGTTGCCGGTAAACAGCCATTTGAAAATAGCAGAGACAGCTGTGACGGAGACGGCATAGGAGATAAAGAAAATGGTCCGGTAAAAAACTTTCAATTTATCGGGAATACTGTCAATCACCAAAGCCAGTGCCAAGCTGATCACAACCAATGGGATGACACTGATGGCCACAAAAATCAGTGTGTTTTTCAACCCGTTATAAAAGGCATTGCTGTAAACATTTCCAGGCGTCAAAATGGAAACATAATTATCGAAGCCGACAAAACCGCCATTTCCGCCGAAAATAGACCATTGATGAAAACTGATATATAGGCCGTACGCAAATGGAACAACCAAAAACAAAACAAAGCAAATCAGAAACGGCAAAAATAAGATAAACGACCAGGTTTTTGATATCCGCATACAGGCGCCACCTCCATGATTTAAATAGAACGGCATTTCACTGATTTCCAGGATGAAATGCCGTTCAGCTCTATCGTTGACTATCGTTTACTTTATTGAGGCGCTGTTTCTGCCACTTGTTTTGCCTGTTCGGTTGCCTTCTCCAATTCGCTCATCAAAGTTTCTTTTGATATATTTGCTTCCCCAACTACTTTCGGGTAGACATTTTCTACGACATAGCGGACTTGTTCACGGTATTGATACAGCTTCGGTGCCCCTTCGAACGAATCGAACTGTTTGATGTTCTGTGCTGACAGCGGATATTTCGCCGCATCAGATTCCACCAATTCCATTGTCGGCATATGAGTCGGCGCCTGTCCGCTGTCAGCCCAGTTGATTAAGTTTTCCGGCGTATACATATATTTTAGAAACTCGGCAATTCCGGCAATCCGCTCTTCATCTGTTACCGATGAAGGCAAAGCCAGTGTATGGCCAGCTCCATATACCCCCGGCTGTTCTCCAATGACCGGCACAGAGGCAATTCCCAAATCATCGCCATACGCTTCTTTGACCGCCTGGTAATACCAAGGACCGGTTAAAGCAGTCGCCGTCTGCACAGCGCTTCCGCCTTCATCTACTTGTTTCATGAATGCCTGGAATTCACCATCAAGCCCCAAGCCTTCAGGAGAAATCTTGTCTTTAAAAATCATATTGTTGTAAATCATCAAAGCGTCTGCTAATTCTTCCTGCGCAAAATTCATGTAATTATCTTCAACCAGATCAATGCCATTTTGGGCAGCGACCGTCATGATAAACCATTCGCCAAGGCCGGCACTCGGGACGCCGGTTGCAAAAAGGTTCGGATCCTGCTGCTGGAGCGATTGCGTCAAACTCACAAAATCCTCATAGTTTTGAGGGGCTTCAGGTGCCAATTTTTTGTTATAGAACATTGTCATCGGATGGATATCAAGAGGCACTGCAAAGACGCCGTCATCAAAGGTCACTTGTTCTTTAGCTTTATCGTGGAAATCATCCGGGCTGATGCCGGCAGTTTCCATGACGCTGCTGATGTCCTGGATCATTCCGTCCTGCTTGTAGGTCTCAAGCAGATCCGTATGAATGATCACTAAATCATAGTTTCCCGTTTTAAATTTGGTGTAATGGTCTTTTTCCTGGGATTCTTTGATCACATACTTATCTTGCGACTCGTTAAATCCGTTGGTGATCTTTTTCATAAAATCACCATCACCGCCGGTGAAGCCGTTAATGTACGTCAACTCAATCTTTCCATCTGCTGTTTCCCCGCTTCCTGATCCACCGCCACAAGCCGATAAAAATAGTACAGCCAAAATTACTAGAAAAAATGCCAGCTTTTTCAATGACTTGACCCCCTTTTAAATTTGATAGCGCTTACATCAAAATTTACTGAAAATACTATAATTTCAGTAAAAAAAGACCTTTTCAATAACTTTATACGATTTTTGTACATATTAACCCCATTAGCTAAATATCTATCTTCTGCACTAATTCCTTATTCATAGGTTTTATAAACCTGTTTCGCCCATCAATTTCAAATAAATGGAACGCAGACAACCGTTCGATTTACGTTCCGCCGTCTTTCAAAAGTTGGCAAAGGTGCTTCGAAGCATGCAAAAAGGCCGGCTCTATAAGCAGAGGCGGCCCATTGGCATCGGTTTTATTTCAGTTGAACCTTTTCTCTTCCTCTTCAACCAAGACAGAAATATGCTGAAATTGATCCATGTCGAACAATCCACAGTCCGTAATTTTCAAATGTGGAATAACAGGAAGTGATAAAAATGACAAAGTTAAGAAAGCATTAAAATTCTCCGGAGCCTCCAGTTTCGCCAATCCCGCATCAATCCCTTTAAGTTCATCGTAGACTTCTTCAAAGCCTGATTCAGCCATTAGCCCGGCAGCCGGCAAGGCAAGAGCCGCCAACACTTCCCCTTCATTGACAACCACCAAGCCGCCTTCCATTTGTTTTAAAGCTTCGACTGCGGCAACAATATCTGCATCATTGGTGCCTGCCGAAATGATATTGTGCGAATCGTGCGCAACGGTCGTGGCAATCGCCCCTCTTTTTAGCCCCAGGCCTTTCACAATGCCGACTCCAACATTTCCAAGCGCCTGATGCCTTTCGACCACAACGATTTTCAGCAAATCTCTTTCAGGATTCGGGACAAAGCACCCTCTTTCGGTATCGACTACTTCCACCAAATGGTCTGTGACCAAGCTGTACGGATTTATACCAATAATATGCGCTTTTGCATTTTCCGGTAAAGGGATTTGTAGATCTTGTTTGGTGAAATCGAGAATATTCACCGTGTTCCGAACGTGATTTGCTGCTGTGCCTTGAGTCCATGGTCCGGCATAGCGCCCATTTTCCGCTGCAAGCTTTCCGTTTTTGTATACTTGGTGGATCTTAAATTCTTCTAAGTTATCCAATAGGATGAAATCGGCATCATAGCCAGGGGCAATAGCGCCTTTTCTATGCAAGCCGTAACACTGGGCTGCGTTGAAACTTGCCATTGAAATCGCTGTAATCGGGTCTAACCCATAGCGAATGGCAATTCGGACGTTGTAATCGATGCTTCCTTCTTCGATCAAATCATCCAGATGCTTGTCATCTGTACAAAACAAACAGCGGTGGGCATTTTTCTCGTTGACCGCTTCAAGCAGCGAAGTTAAATTCTTGGCAACTGACCCTTCCCGCAGCATGACGTACATACCGCGCTCCAGCCGCATAACCGCTTCTTCTTTAGTAACGCATTCATGGTCTGTCGTAATGCCCGCAGCCAGATAGACATTGATATCGTTTTCTTGCAGCCCGGAAGCATGGCCATCGATTTGTGGGCTAAGCAGCAACTTGTCCATCATTCCGTCCGCTCCTTGGGCAACCGATGGGAAATCCATCACTTCCGCGATTCCCATGACCCGTTTGTGGCTTATAAATTGATGGAGGTCTTCCGAACTCAGTGAAGCTCCTGAATTTTCAAAAGCTGTTGCCGGCACACAGGATGGCAGCATGACCAACACTTCAAGCTGGGCATCTTCAGAATCGTTGAGCATAAATTCGATTCCTTCTGAACCGCATACATTGGCGATTTCATGCGGATCGGTGATGACGGTTGTTACGCCATGAGGCAAAACCACTCGCGAAAATTGATGCGGCGTGACCATGGATGATTCAATATGGACATGGGCGTCTATAAGGCCTGGGCATATATAGCGGCCTTCTGCATCAATTTCCCGGTTGCCCCGGTATTCGCCGATGCCGACAATGACGCCATCTTGGATAGCGATATCCCCCTTTGTCAGCTCTTTCGTAAAGACGTTGACGATTTTTGCATTTCGGATTACTAGGTCGGCCGCTTGTTGTTTATGGGCTGTGAAAATCCGTGTTTTGAGCTGTTCTCGGTTCATGGCGGCAATTCGCTCCTTTGGGCTTAAGTTTCAAATAATTTTCCGTTGATTGCATCGATATAGCGCATTGCAGACTGCTGGATCCGTTCATCCGCTTGGTCCGGAATGATGCGCTGAAACGCGTCGTATACCCGTTTAAATTCGATAGTGCTGAGCTTCTT is from Planococcus liqunii and encodes:
- a CDS encoding ABC transporter substrate-binding protein, which gives rise to MKKLAFFLVILAVLFLSACGGGSGSGETADGKIELTYINGFTGGDGDFMKKITNGFNESQDKYVIKESQEKDHYTKFKTGNYDLVIIHTDLLETYKQDGMIQDISSVMETAGISPDDFHDKAKEQVTFDDGVFAVPLDIHPMTMFYNKKLAPEAPQNYEDFVSLTQSLQQQDPNLFATGVPSAGLGEWFIMTVAAQNGIDLVEDNYMNFAQEELADALMIYNNMIFKDKISPEGLGLDGEFQAFMKQVDEGGSAVQTATALTGPWYYQAVKEAYGDDLGIASVPVIGEQPGVYGAGHTLALPSSVTDEERIAGIAEFLKYMYTPENLINWADSGQAPTHMPTMELVESDAAKYPLSAQNIKQFDSFEGAPKLYQYREQVRYVVENVYPKVVGEANISKETLMSELEKATEQAKQVAETAPQ
- a CDS encoding carbohydrate ABC transporter permease; this encodes MKKSLKKNVFILVIATVLAIIFLLPLIFMLFTSFKALSEAMSSSALLPKQWTLENYSSNFGIAADVPVIRWLMNTGIVTIAGTALVVFVDVLAAYALARLNLPGKKIFFTMVVAALTIPGIVTLFPMFYIFRELNLINTFAPLILIYSANTMGVFLVYSFLKGFPKDLEEAAVIDGASLWQILRFVIFPAIRPVVATLAVLTFLTIYNDFLWPSVVTSADEMKTVTVGVANLVQGANFVNPGRMMAATVVATLPALIIFVAANRYFVRSVISSGIK
- a CDS encoding HNH endonuclease, which codes for MNSFIVMQGETYQEEKRMGLLWTPQHDKSGMVPHSYRRMEEIKKGDRIFHYVKGFIVAISVAKEHCRTGSKSSLLNTAADEDEKIFAVSAEYHELENPLNMGTYITELNSMLPVKYSAFQEDGTGNPGYLYPCNEELAIKLLEGISMLNVYAPEAEQLELAMEVVRTTEHNPLVSLIAETILEAKTKMRRGEQQFEKRLSRLWNKSCPLCGMDLEPVLKATYAKPWKDSSDPERLDPYNGVLLCSNHNAMYVAGLISFNANGKLQIAKKIPAEKYSDYGLNEKAKIPVYPENGVYFKWHRKNLFADKRTRSISLKKELVAAENKTNEKQQGE
- a CDS encoding carbohydrate ABC transporter permease, with the translated sequence MRISKTWSFILFLPFLICFVLFLVVPFAYGLYISFHQWSIFGGNGGFVGFDNYVSILTPGNVYSNAFYNGLKNTLIFVAISVIPLVVISLALALVIDSIPDKLKVFYRTIFFISYAVSVTAVSAIFKWLFTGNGGYVNNVMNTFGLGALNWLNDQPLAWIAILIATVWWTIGFNMILFINALDEVDRNLYEAASLDGANWWQRFSNITFPSIKGVFVFLTIITVIASFNLYGQTLLITAGGPSQSTTSLIMVIQQMVFNQNNLGMASAMSMLMGLVMVLIVAAQYFYTLRKD
- the ade gene encoding adenine deaminase, yielding MNREQLKTRIFTAHKQQAADLVIRNAKIVNVFTKELTKGDIAIQDGVIVGIGEYRGNREIDAEGRYICPGLIDAHVHIESSMVTPHQFSRVVLPHGVTTVITDPHEIANVCGSEGIEFMLNDSEDAQLEVLVMLPSCVPATAFENSGASLSSEDLHQFISHKRVMGIAEVMDFPSVAQGADGMMDKLLLSPQIDGHASGLQENDINVYLAAGITTDHECVTKEEAVMRLERGMYVMLREGSVAKNLTSLLEAVNEKNAHRCLFCTDDKHLDDLIEEGSIDYNVRIAIRYGLDPITAISMASFNAAQCYGLHRKGAIAPGYDADFILLDNLEEFKIHQVYKNGKLAAENGRYAGPWTQGTAANHVRNTVNILDFTKQDLQIPLPENAKAHIIGINPYSLVTDHLVEVVDTERGCFVPNPERDLLKIVVVERHQALGNVGVGIVKGLGLKRGAIATTVAHDSHNIISAGTNDADIVAAVEALKQMEGGLVVVNEGEVLAALALPAAGLMAESGFEEVYDELKGIDAGLAKLEAPENFNAFLTLSFLSLPVIPHLKITDCGLFDMDQFQHISVLVEEEEKRFN